GGGGCGGCACACCCCGGGCTTAACCGACACGGAGGGGCTCCACCCGTGGCCGGAAGCGGGCCTCCTCCGGCAGGAGTTTCCGCTTCTTGGCCCGCCGGTAGACGGCGTCCCACATGCGGCAGAAGGCGCACACCGCCCCCGTGGTGGGGTAGCCGCACCGCTCGCACTCCCTCAGGGCCACCTCCTCCCCGGGCTGCAGGCGAGGCTTGATCTTCTCCAGGAAGCCCTCGAGGAAGCGGAGCTTGGCCCCGGGCATCTCCTTCTCCACCAGGTTCAGGGCCTCCTTGTAGAGGAGGCTCTTCGCCCCCTTGGCGTTCGGGCACTCCTCGTGGAGGTAGCGGATCCCCCTAAGGAGGGTGTAGGAGAGGACCTCTCTCTCGCTAAAGCGGTAGAAGGGCTTGACCCGGGCGGCGAGGCCGGGCTTTTCCGGCAGGACGGGCCCCTGGCGGGAAAGGGTTTCCTCCTGGGGGTTCAGGAGGTTCCCGAAGAGGACGGCGGCCTCATCGTCCAGGTTGTGGCCCGTGGCCACCACGCGGAAGCCCTCCTCCACCGCCACCTGGTTGAGGATGTAGCGCTTGGAAAGCCCGCAGGCGGAGCAGGCCACCCGCCCGGAAAGCCGGGCGAGCTCGGGGACCCCGAAGCCGTAGGCCTCCTTCAGGTCCACCACCCATAGCTCCAGGCCCCTTTCCCGGGCGAAGGCCTGGGTGACCTCGAGGCTCCTCTTGGAGTACTCCCCGATGCCGAGCTCAATGTGGAGCCCCACGGCCTGGTAGCCCAGGCGGCTTAGCACGTCCCAAAGGGCCAGGGAGTCCTTCCCCCCCGAGACCGCCACCAAAACCCTCTCCCCGGGGAGGAGCATCCGGTGGCGGCGGATGGCCCTCTCCGTCTCCTTGACGAACCAGTCCAGGTAGTGCTCCCGGCAGAGGGCGAGCCCCCGGGACTTCATCTCCACCTGGGCCTTTTGGCCACAGACCTTGCAGACCACGTTACCCTCCCGAGATGGCGGAGAGGACCTCTATGGTGTCCTCCTCGCGCACCTCATCCTCCAGGGTGAGGAGCTCCTCGCCCCGCACCGCCACCACGGTCTCCGGGTTCAGGCCGAGCTCCTCCAGGACCTGCCTCAGGGGCCGGTTCCCCTTGACCTCCACCTCCTTGCGCTCGGGCAGGCGCAGAACGACCCTCACCCCGCTAGTGTAGCAGGTGGGGGGCCACGAGCTCCGTGAGCCGCTGCAAGGTCAGGCGGTTCCGCTTCGCGATCTCCTCCCGCCTGGGAATCTCCGGATAGGCCCCTTCGGGGTCGTGGAGGGTGGGGGTGAGGGGCTTGCCGAGCCGCGCTTCCCAGGTGCTAAGCCACCCCTCGGGAAGGCGCTCGGGGAGGGGAAGGCCGTGGAAGACGTGGTAGAGAAGGGCCCAGACCCTGACCGCCGCATCCAGGCTGTACCCGCCCCCCAAGGTGAAGAGGACCCTCCCTCCGGCGTAGGCCTCGGCGTACTCCAGGAGGAGGCGGAAAAGCCGCTCGTAGGCCCGGGTGGTGAGGAGGAGGTCGGCCAAGGGGTCCAGGTAGTGGGCGTCCGCCCCCGCCTGGACCACGAGGACGTCGGGGCGGAAGGCCTTTAGGGCCCAGGGCACCAGGGCCTGGAAGACCTCGAGGTAGCTCTCGTCCTCGGTGAAGGGCTCCAGGGGGAGGTTGAGCTTCTTCCCCAGGCCCGCCCCCCGGCCGATCTCGTAGACGTGCCCTGTGCCGGGAAAGAGGTAGCGTCCCGACTCGTGGAGGCTTAGGGTGAGGACCTCCCCCTCCTCGTAGTGGATCCACTGCACCCCGTCCCCGTGGTGGACGTCAATGTCCACGTAGGCCACGCGGAGCCCGGCCCGGGTCATGTGGCGGATGGCCACGGAGAGGTCGTTGTAGACGCAAAACCCCGAGGCCCGGTCGTACTGGGCGTGGTGGAGGCCCCCGCCCAGCTGCAAGACCCGCCTCTCCCCGGCCAAAATCCTTCTCGCCCCCTCCAGGGTCCCCCCCACCAGGACCCGGGCCGCCCGGTCCATGCCGGGGAAGACGGGGGTATCCCCCGTGCCCAGGCCGTAGTGCTCCAGGTCGGGGGAAAGCTCCCCCCGGCTTGCCGCCTCCACCCGCCTCACCAGGCGCTCGGAGTGGACCCAAAGCACCTCCTCCCTCGAGGCCTCAGGGGGGCTAAGGGGCGCCCGCCACACCCCGAGGGCCTGGAGGAGGGAGGTGAGCATCTCCAGGCGCACCGGGCTGAAGGGATGGTCGGGCCCGAAGTTGTAGAGGCGGTACTCCTCCCGGTAGATCACCATGGCTTTTTGGGGGGCCAGAGGACGTCAAACCCCTCCCGGCGCAGGGCCTCCGCCAGGGGGTGGGTCTCCAGGGTGTTCACCCGCACCACCGCCCGCACGAACTCCCCCTCCTCCGGGTAGGAGAGGAGGGAGTGGATGTTCACCCCCCGCCCCGCCAGAAACCCCGTGAGGCGGGCAAGCTCCCCCACCCGGTCCGGCAGGCGCACCTCCAGGCGGCCCGAGGGCTCCGTGACCCCGGTGAGCCTGAGGAGGGCGTCCAGGAGGTCAATCCCCGTGACGATGCCCACTAGGGCGCCGTCCTCGAGGACGGGCAGGC
This region of Thermus thermophilus genomic DNA includes:
- the ttuA gene encoding tRNA-5-methyluridine(54) 2-sulfurtransferase, with the protein product MVCKVCGQKAQVEMKSRGLALCREHYLDWFVKETERAIRRHRMLLPGERVLVAVSGGKDSLALWDVLSRLGYQAVGLHIELGIGEYSKRSLEVTQAFARERGLELWVVDLKEAYGFGVPELARLSGRVACSACGLSKRYILNQVAVEEGFRVVATGHNLDDEAAVLFGNLLNPQEETLSRQGPVLPEKPGLAARVKPFYRFSEREVLSYTLLRGIRYLHEECPNAKGAKSLLYKEALNLVEKEMPGAKLRFLEGFLEKIKPRLQPGEEVALRECERCGYPTTGAVCAFCRMWDAVYRRAKKRKLLPEEARFRPRVEPLRVG
- the ttuB gene encoding sulfur carrier protein TtuB; this encodes MRVVLRLPERKEVEVKGNRPLRQVLEELGLNPETVVAVRGEELLTLEDEVREEDTIEVLSAISGG
- a CDS encoding acetoin utilization protein AcuC, with the translated sequence MVIYREEYRLYNFGPDHPFSPVRLEMLTSLLQALGVWRAPLSPPEASREEVLWVHSERLVRRVEAASRGELSPDLEHYGLGTGDTPVFPGMDRAARVLVGGTLEGARRILAGERRVLQLGGGLHHAQYDRASGFCVYNDLSVAIRHMTRAGLRVAYVDIDVHHGDGVQWIHYEEGEVLTLSLHESGRYLFPGTGHVYEIGRGAGLGKKLNLPLEPFTEDESYLEVFQALVPWALKAFRPDVLVVQAGADAHYLDPLADLLLTTRAYERLFRLLLEYAEAYAGGRVLFTLGGGYSLDAAVRVWALLYHVFHGLPLPERLPEGWLSTWEARLGKPLTPTLHDPEGAYPEIPRREEIAKRNRLTLQRLTELVAPHLLH
- a CDS encoding acetoin utilization AcuB family protein yields the protein MLVRDVMKGPVLTVGPEVTLEDAYGLLLEKGIRHLPVVAEGRLVGIITDRDIRLATSHLNPKGPCPGCTRVEEVMTREVVTAHPLDPVEEAARVMRERKIGCLPVLEDGALVGIVTGIDLLDALLRLTGVTEPSGRLEVRLPDRVGELARLTGFLAGRGVNIHSLLSYPEEGEFVRAVVRVNTLETHPLAEALRREGFDVLWPPKKPW